One genomic region from Stackebrandtia nassauensis DSM 44728 encodes:
- a CDS encoding ABC transporter permease, translating into MSEAAAQQEAQESMALSAPASGMWRDAFRSLRRRPDAVISAVWILVVILMAVAPWIFTSKDYLACDGDNSKIKPQWFGGEFFLGTNNQGCDYFAMTIAGARPSIFLSFMVILITVTVGFILGGLAGYYGGWIDAIVSRVVEVWMVIPFFLGAVLLLTLFQDFKLGGGQILAVIPPTLALAFFGWTTDTRLVRASVLQAKQFDYVQAARSLGASDRRMLFRHILPNAIAPVLSGLPIAVGAYITTEAALSVLGLGVRPPATSWGTLIAEGAPWVQGGYPHLLIIPGTVLLLTILAFALLGDALRDALDPKLR; encoded by the coding sequence ATGAGTGAGGCCGCCGCCCAGCAAGAGGCGCAAGAATCGATGGCTTTGAGCGCGCCCGCGAGCGGCATGTGGCGAGACGCCTTCCGCTCGCTGCGCCGTCGACCCGACGCCGTGATCTCGGCAGTCTGGATCCTGGTCGTGATCCTGATGGCCGTCGCGCCGTGGATCTTCACCAGCAAGGACTATCTGGCCTGCGACGGTGACAACAGCAAGATCAAGCCACAGTGGTTCGGCGGTGAGTTCTTCCTCGGCACCAACAACCAGGGTTGCGACTACTTCGCCATGACCATCGCCGGAGCCCGGCCCTCGATCTTCCTGTCGTTCATGGTCATCCTCATCACCGTCACCGTCGGATTCATCCTCGGTGGACTCGCCGGATACTACGGCGGCTGGATCGACGCCATCGTGTCCCGAGTGGTCGAAGTCTGGATGGTCATCCCGTTCTTCCTGGGAGCCGTGCTGCTGCTGACCCTGTTCCAGGACTTCAAACTCGGCGGTGGCCAGATCCTGGCCGTCATCCCGCCGACCCTGGCGCTGGCGTTCTTCGGCTGGACCACCGACACCCGACTGGTACGGGCGAGCGTGTTGCAGGCCAAGCAGTTCGACTACGTCCAGGCCGCGCGATCACTGGGCGCCAGCGACCGGAGGATGCTGTTCCGGCACATCCTGCCCAACGCCATCGCCCCGGTCCTGTCGGGACTTCCCATCGCGGTGGGCGCCTACATCACCACCGAGGCGGCGCTGTCCGTCCTCGGTCTGGGTGTACGCCCCCCGGCGACCAGCTGGGGAACACTCATCGCCGAAGGCGCTCCCTGGGTCCAGGGCGGCTACCCGCACCTGCTGATCATCCCCGGCACGGTCCTGCTGCTCACGATCCTGGCATTCGCGCTCCTCGGTGACGCTCTGCGTGACGCCCTCGACCCGAAACTGCGGTGA
- a CDS encoding class I SAM-dependent methyltransferase gives MSTKDYIFDTGSELGEKHVEYLEKMLDGPTTMVLSSLDIQPGQRCLEVGFGGGSIARWMSDRVGPTGKVVALDLDIDHLEPRPNLEVLSHDINEGLPASAQGPYDVIHARQVLMHLPQREAIFKHLVDSLAPGGWLVIGDMTDRERTVKAAPSQADKELWDKIQHMNHHLVGKPRGMNFEWTHEVDGHMASAGLTNIQGLEYSQVTKGGGNAMMLHRNLNIQAAPLLLQAGATQEELDRYRELTLDPGFRAWFFQIIYTWGQKAA, from the coding sequence ATGAGCACCAAGGATTACATCTTCGACACCGGCTCTGAACTCGGCGAAAAGCACGTGGAATACCTGGAGAAGATGCTCGACGGGCCCACCACCATGGTGCTGTCCAGCCTCGACATCCAGCCCGGTCAGCGGTGTCTCGAAGTCGGATTCGGCGGTGGATCGATCGCGCGGTGGATGTCCGACCGCGTCGGCCCGACCGGTAAGGTCGTCGCCCTCGACCTCGACATCGACCACCTCGAGCCCCGCCCCAACCTCGAGGTGCTCAGCCACGACATCAACGAGGGCCTTCCGGCGAGCGCCCAGGGTCCCTACGACGTCATCCACGCCCGCCAGGTCCTGATGCACCTGCCGCAGCGCGAGGCCATCTTCAAGCACCTGGTCGACTCGCTCGCCCCCGGCGGCTGGCTGGTCATCGGCGACATGACCGACCGCGAGCGCACCGTCAAGGCGGCTCCCAGCCAGGCCGACAAAGAGCTGTGGGACAAGATCCAGCACATGAACCACCACCTCGTCGGAAAGCCGCGCGGCATGAACTTCGAGTGGACCCACGAGGTCGACGGCCACATGGCCAGCGCCGGGCTGACCAACATCCAGGGCCTGGAGTACTCGCAGGTGACCAAGGGCGGCGGCAACGCGATGATGCTGCACCGCAACCTCAACATCCAGGCGGCCCCGCTGCTGCTGCAAGCCGGAGCCACCCAGGAAGAACTCGACCGCTACCGCGAGCTCACCCTCGACCCGGGCTTCCGCGCCTGGTTCTTCCAGATCATCTACACCTGGGGCCAGAAGGCCGCCTGA
- the ccrA gene encoding crotonyl-CoA carboxylase/reductase translates to MKTILDAIQSPESTPDDFAALPVPEEYRAVTLRANETDMFAGMDSADKDPRRSLHTEHVPTPSLEPGEALVAVMASAVNYNTVWSAIFEPIPTFDFLRRYGRTSPAAKRHDQPYHVVGSDLSGVVLRVGPGVNAWRPGDHVVAHCLSVELEAAAGHNDTMLDPEQRIWGFETNFGGLAELAVVKANQLMPKPDHLTWEESACVGLVNSTVYRQLVSLNGAGMKLGDNVLIWGASGGLGSYAVQYALASGATPVCVVSSPEKAELCRSMGAEAIIDRNAEGYRFWQDAHTQDPKEWKRFGARIRELTGGEDVDIVFEHPGRETFGASVFVTRRGGTIVTCASTSGHVHEYDNRYLWMSVKRIIGSHFANYAEAWAANRLVSKAKIHPTLSKVYPLEQTGQAAHDVHTNSHHGKIGVLCLSPREGLGVRDEATRQRHLNAINRFR, encoded by the coding sequence GTGAAGACCATTCTCGACGCCATCCAAAGCCCCGAATCCACACCGGACGACTTCGCCGCGCTACCCGTACCCGAGGAATATCGCGCGGTCACGCTGCGAGCCAACGAAACCGACATGTTCGCCGGGATGGACAGCGCCGACAAGGACCCCCGTCGCTCCCTCCACACCGAGCACGTGCCCACCCCGAGTCTGGAGCCCGGTGAGGCCCTGGTCGCGGTGATGGCCTCGGCGGTCAACTACAACACGGTGTGGAGCGCGATCTTCGAACCCATCCCCACCTTCGACTTCCTGCGCCGCTACGGCCGTACCTCCCCGGCCGCCAAACGCCACGACCAGCCCTACCACGTGGTCGGCTCCGACCTGTCCGGAGTGGTGCTTCGGGTCGGCCCCGGCGTCAACGCCTGGCGCCCCGGCGACCACGTCGTCGCCCACTGTCTGTCGGTCGAGCTGGAGGCCGCCGCGGGTCACAACGACACCATGTTGGACCCCGAACAGCGCATCTGGGGTTTCGAGACCAACTTCGGCGGCCTGGCCGAACTGGCGGTGGTGAAGGCCAACCAGCTGATGCCCAAACCGGATCACCTCACCTGGGAGGAATCCGCGTGCGTCGGGCTGGTGAACTCCACCGTCTACCGCCAACTGGTGTCCCTCAACGGTGCTGGCATGAAACTGGGCGACAACGTCCTGATCTGGGGCGCCTCGGGCGGCCTGGGCTCCTACGCCGTCCAGTACGCCCTCGCCTCCGGCGCCACCCCCGTCTGCGTGGTCTCATCTCCGGAGAAGGCCGAGCTGTGCCGGTCCATGGGCGCCGAAGCCATCATCGACCGCAACGCCGAGGGCTACCGGTTCTGGCAGGACGCCCACACCCAGGACCCCAAGGAGTGGAAGCGCTTCGGCGCCCGCATCCGCGAACTCACCGGCGGCGAGGACGTCGACATCGTCTTCGAACACCCCGGCCGCGAGACCTTCGGCGCCTCCGTCTTCGTCACCCGCCGAGGCGGCACCATCGTCACCTGCGCGTCCACATCGGGCCACGTCCACGAATACGACAACCGCTACCTGTGGATGAGCGTCAAACGCATCATCGGCTCCCACTTCGCCAACTACGCCGAAGCCTGGGCGGCCAACCGCTTGGTGAGCAAAGCCAAGATCCACCCGACCCTGTCGAAGGTCTACCCACTGGAGCAGACGGGACAGGCAGCCCACGACGTCCACACAAACAGCCACCACGGCAAAATCGGTGTGCTTTGCCTATCACCGCGAGAGGGGCTCGGTGTTCGCGACGAGGCGACCCGCCAGCGGCACCTCAACGCGATCAACCGGTTCCGGTGA
- a CDS encoding AfsR/SARP family transcriptional regulator, producing the protein MARLIEGIWDGDPPETALRQVRHAASRLRKVLGAERLESAGDGYRLNMDGATCDAILFEQKVREARELFLRRDNAQRLAVLRTALGLWQGSAYSGLEGRLINTEVARLGGIWLAALEERLDAELAHGDHSQVIGELRLLVLEHPFRQRLTDLLMLALYRDGRTPEALEAYERLRTDLAENLGLDPDVSLRERHAAILRRDPVLDLSDNASTRPDRPVRPSYVQPGKSVPAQLPIKPAGFVGRNIALTALTRQFHDSDKSRSCVVVGAAGVGKTALAIHWAHENRDQFPDGQFFINLRGFDSGAPVSAHEALGRFIRALRDPSVSIPSDVDEAAALYRSLTDGKRILVVLDNAKNADQIRPLIPSSPNAFTVATSRNRLTGLTAVDDTVPLFLSPLNHLESVDLLAKSASTAGLSIDRGSTRRIAELCGHLPLALRISAALLVDGSGRTAKQLADELGNPDRLDLLSVDGDSTIATALDQSFQSLTAEAQQLLCQLALIPGDDFPQALALELGTGKDFDRLTTASLIDEHRPGRYRFHDLTREYAKKKAQATGSEIHVANQVIGWYHDNCRVLNSHDYNNVIAAVSAWRAHSSFWRLVHTVVAFVRLGENISVAAPLVDDQLAAALERGDTEAAQAMFDVKAQLCAEAGDNPGDVKFGQKALDIHRDETGFYHFTHGDARFSNGEMTLAEDHFRTALRLANEAQHQYTILASTAALANLYRVTGRYAEAETLFDGARKYFDHNPTGAMEIDARMAFVTFLCETGRVDEAEGLLRPILDSEVELDPGSWTQVIMFRADIRHARGQYREAIQDFEHALELTADNSRIQSRLIRTSIADIYCDLEDYDNALKQLELIDLDAASTKLRAIGMLQLARAHNGKKDHARAKAAATYSAEVFAETRLRSHALALTVLADAHEGLGEVKTARTTRERALRILNELGLPEPG; encoded by the coding sequence ATGGCCCGCCTCATCGAGGGCATATGGGACGGTGATCCACCGGAAACGGCGCTTCGCCAAGTCAGACACGCCGCTTCTCGGCTGCGAAAAGTCTTGGGGGCTGAGCGCTTGGAATCGGCCGGGGACGGTTATCGCCTCAATATGGATGGCGCCACCTGCGACGCGATTCTCTTCGAACAGAAGGTACGTGAAGCCCGTGAACTGTTCCTGCGGCGGGACAACGCGCAGCGGCTAGCGGTCTTGCGCACGGCACTCGGATTGTGGCAGGGCAGCGCGTACAGCGGCCTGGAAGGCAGGCTCATCAACACCGAGGTAGCCAGGCTCGGAGGAATATGGCTGGCCGCGCTGGAGGAACGCCTCGACGCCGAACTCGCACACGGCGACCATTCGCAGGTGATCGGTGAGCTTCGGCTGCTGGTCCTGGAACACCCGTTCCGGCAACGCTTGACCGACTTGCTGATGCTGGCGCTGTATCGAGACGGCAGGACACCTGAGGCACTCGAAGCGTACGAGCGTTTGCGGACAGACCTCGCCGAGAACCTGGGCCTCGATCCGGACGTCTCGTTGCGGGAAAGACACGCTGCGATACTGCGACGCGATCCGGTACTGGACCTGTCCGACAACGCCTCGACTCGTCCGGACCGGCCCGTGCGGCCGTCGTATGTTCAGCCCGGAAAGTCCGTGCCCGCTCAACTGCCGATCAAACCCGCGGGATTTGTCGGACGCAACATCGCGCTTACGGCATTGACCAGGCAGTTTCACGACAGCGACAAGTCTCGTTCCTGTGTGGTTGTTGGAGCCGCCGGGGTCGGCAAGACCGCTCTGGCCATTCACTGGGCACATGAGAACCGCGACCAGTTCCCCGACGGGCAGTTCTTCATCAATCTGCGCGGATTCGATTCCGGTGCCCCCGTCTCGGCACATGAAGCACTCGGCCGTTTCATCCGAGCGCTGCGGGATCCGAGCGTTTCGATACCATCCGATGTCGACGAAGCGGCAGCCTTGTATCGGTCATTGACCGACGGAAAACGCATACTGGTCGTACTCGACAATGCCAAGAACGCCGACCAGATTCGACCTCTCATACCGTCGTCGCCGAACGCCTTCACGGTTGCCACCAGCCGAAATCGGCTCACAGGACTCACCGCCGTTGATGACACGGTGCCGCTTTTCCTTTCGCCCTTGAATCACCTTGAGTCCGTCGATCTTCTGGCCAAATCCGCGAGTACGGCTGGCTTGAGCATCGACCGTGGCTCCACGCGTCGTATTGCCGAACTTTGTGGACATCTGCCGTTGGCGTTGCGGATCTCGGCCGCGCTACTCGTGGATGGCTCGGGACGCACCGCCAAGCAGTTGGCCGATGAACTCGGCAACCCGGACCGCCTTGACCTGCTTTCCGTCGACGGCGACTCGACGATTGCCACTGCCCTGGACCAGTCTTTCCAGAGTTTGACAGCAGAAGCCCAACAGCTGCTGTGCCAGCTCGCTCTCATCCCCGGTGATGACTTTCCGCAAGCGTTGGCATTGGAACTGGGCACTGGCAAGGACTTCGACCGCTTGACCACCGCGAGCCTCATCGATGAGCATCGCCCAGGTCGATACCGGTTCCATGACCTCACCCGCGAGTACGCCAAGAAAAAGGCTCAAGCGACCGGCAGCGAGATTCACGTCGCTAATCAGGTAATCGGTTGGTACCACGACAACTGCCGCGTGCTCAACAGTCACGACTACAACAATGTGATCGCCGCGGTTTCGGCTTGGCGTGCTCACTCAAGCTTTTGGCGTCTGGTTCACACGGTGGTGGCGTTTGTGCGGTTGGGTGAGAACATATCGGTGGCCGCCCCGCTGGTCGATGACCAGCTCGCGGCCGCCCTGGAACGTGGGGACACCGAAGCAGCACAAGCCATGTTTGATGTGAAGGCGCAGCTGTGCGCCGAAGCGGGTGACAACCCAGGGGATGTGAAGTTCGGACAGAAGGCGTTGGACATACACCGCGACGAAACGGGTTTCTACCATTTCACTCACGGAGATGCCCGCTTCAGCAATGGTGAGATGACCCTGGCCGAAGACCACTTTCGAACGGCATTGCGGCTAGCCAACGAGGCGCAACACCAGTACACGATTCTCGCGAGCACTGCCGCCTTGGCCAATCTTTACCGCGTAACAGGTCGCTATGCCGAGGCCGAGACGCTGTTCGACGGCGCGCGCAAGTACTTCGACCACAATCCCACCGGTGCAATGGAAATAGACGCAAGGATGGCCTTTGTGACCTTCTTGTGCGAGACGGGGCGTGTTGATGAAGCCGAAGGATTGCTGCGACCCATCCTTGATTCTGAAGTGGAGCTGGACCCCGGTTCGTGGACGCAGGTGATCATGTTCCGCGCTGATATACGCCACGCGCGTGGTCAATACCGTGAGGCGATACAGGATTTTGAACATGCCCTGGAACTGACAGCTGACAACAGCCGGATACAGTCGCGCCTCATCAGGACCAGCATCGCCGACATCTATTGCGATCTCGAGGATTACGACAACGCCCTGAAGCAGTTGGAACTCATTGACCTGGACGCCGCGAGTACGAAACTGCGCGCCATCGGAATGCTTCAACTCGCACGTGCCCACAACGGCAAGAAAGACCATGCGCGGGCGAAGGCCGCTGCCACCTACTCGGCGGAGGTCTTCGCCGAGACCAGACTCCGCTCGCACGCGCTCGCCCTCACAGTCCTCGCGGACGCACACGAAGGACTGGGCGAAGTCAAAACGGCCCGCACAACGCGAGAACGAGCTCTGCGGATACTGAACGAGCTGGGGCTACCCGAGCCCGGCTAG
- a CDS encoding ABC transporter substrate-binding protein produces the protein MKYRAGRKIVTAACGLLLLTSLASCSVNDKKSPGTVDVGLLTPLSGALKEVGADAKDAFDRYIDVNDGKLGGRKINLSIRDEGDDPKTSLPSAKKLMQDDNVDVIVGAASSANYIAVAPEATKAEVPLLGYGGQPPLDDAGIDFKWLWQTSFSTSQLGASIAPYIKDKVDGSVYTIAPDYEGGKAVMGSFIKPFMEAGGKLANAEKEPAWTPWPKTMDFSKYFEEAAASDAKAIFAYYGGAPAIEFVKQYAKSPAKDIPLYGAFLTEGAVLEAQGEAAEGVQTVMNYAPDIDNAANRRFVSEWSEINSDRPTSLYSMVGWDAALVLDQAISRIPLDEEVTPAKINKAMGELGTINSSRGSWQFDEELHIPIQRWYLRTVAKDGPSLTNVVTEDLDTIGG, from the coding sequence ATGAAGTATCGAGCAGGACGAAAGATCGTCACCGCCGCGTGCGGTCTACTACTCCTGACTTCCCTTGCCTCATGCTCGGTGAACGACAAGAAGTCACCAGGCACAGTCGACGTTGGACTGCTGACACCGCTTTCCGGCGCCCTCAAAGAGGTCGGCGCGGACGCGAAGGACGCGTTCGACCGTTACATCGACGTGAACGACGGCAAACTCGGCGGACGAAAGATCAACCTGTCCATTCGCGACGAGGGCGACGACCCGAAGACCTCACTGCCATCGGCCAAGAAGCTGATGCAGGACGACAACGTCGACGTCATCGTGGGCGCCGCCAGCTCCGCGAACTACATCGCCGTCGCCCCGGAGGCCACCAAGGCCGAAGTCCCCCTGCTCGGATACGGCGGACAGCCCCCATTGGACGATGCGGGCATCGACTTCAAGTGGCTGTGGCAGACCTCCTTCTCCACCAGCCAGCTCGGGGCGTCGATCGCGCCCTACATCAAGGACAAGGTGGACGGGTCGGTCTACACGATCGCGCCGGACTACGAGGGTGGAAAAGCCGTGATGGGCAGCTTCATCAAGCCCTTCATGGAGGCGGGTGGCAAGCTCGCCAACGCCGAGAAGGAACCGGCGTGGACGCCGTGGCCGAAGACCATGGACTTCTCCAAGTACTTCGAGGAGGCCGCGGCCAGCGACGCCAAGGCGATCTTCGCCTACTACGGCGGCGCCCCGGCCATCGAGTTCGTCAAGCAGTACGCCAAGTCCCCCGCCAAGGACATCCCGCTGTACGGCGCGTTCCTCACCGAAGGCGCGGTACTGGAAGCGCAAGGCGAAGCCGCCGAGGGCGTCCAGACCGTCATGAACTACGCGCCCGACATCGACAACGCCGCGAACCGCCGGTTCGTGTCCGAATGGAGTGAGATCAACTCCGACCGCCCCACCAGCCTCTACAGTATGGTCGGCTGGGACGCCGCCCTGGTGCTCGACCAGGCCATCTCCCGGATCCCTCTTGACGAAGAGGTGACACCGGCGAAGATCAACAAGGCGATGGGGGAACTGGGAACGATCAACAGTTCGCGGGGCTCATGGCAGTTCGACGAGGAGCTCCACATTCCGATCCAGCGCTGGTACCTGCGTACCGTCGCCAAGGACGGACCATCACTGACCAATGTGGTCACCGAAGACCTGGACACGATCGGCGGCTGA
- a CDS encoding ABC transporter ATP-binding protein, whose product MTTVEIAKKDVLAGLDPSAPLLRVKNLQVEFNTREGKAKAVNGVNFTLEEGQTLAIVGESGSGKSVTSQAIMGILDIPPARIADGEVLFRGVDLLKLKAKEMRPVRANHIAMVFQDALSALNPVWTVGFQLGELFRIHRGMSRSDARKRAIELLDLVKIPAAKQRVDEYPHQFSGGMRQRVMIAMALALDPEILIADEPTTALDVTVQAQIMRLLAEIQAERQMGLILITHDLGVVADVADDVTVMYAGRAVEQATIHEIFEKPAHPYTKALLKSIPRLDVKGQRLEVIAGLPPVLTNIPPGCSFAPRCGYAQDVCRTDDPELLQFTGERFAACHFSSEVMNDE is encoded by the coding sequence ATGACCACTGTTGAAATAGCAAAAAAGGACGTCCTCGCCGGACTCGACCCGAGCGCCCCGTTGTTGCGCGTCAAGAACCTCCAGGTCGAGTTCAACACCCGTGAGGGCAAGGCGAAGGCCGTCAACGGCGTGAACTTCACCCTCGAAGAGGGACAGACCCTGGCCATCGTCGGAGAGTCCGGTTCCGGCAAGAGCGTCACGTCCCAGGCCATCATGGGCATCCTCGACATCCCACCGGCCAGAATCGCCGATGGCGAGGTCCTGTTCCGTGGCGTGGACCTGTTGAAGCTCAAGGCCAAGGAGATGCGCCCGGTACGGGCCAACCACATCGCGATGGTGTTCCAGGACGCCCTGTCCGCGCTGAACCCGGTGTGGACAGTGGGCTTCCAGCTGGGCGAGCTGTTCCGCATCCACCGCGGCATGTCCCGCTCCGACGCCAGGAAACGCGCCATCGAGCTGCTGGACCTGGTGAAGATCCCGGCCGCGAAACAGCGCGTCGACGAGTACCCGCACCAGTTCTCCGGCGGTATGCGACAGCGCGTCATGATCGCGATGGCGCTGGCACTGGATCCCGAGATCCTGATCGCCGACGAACCGACCACGGCCCTGGACGTGACGGTGCAGGCGCAGATCATGCGACTGCTCGCCGAGATCCAGGCCGAACGTCAGATGGGTCTGATCCTGATCACCCACGACCTCGGCGTGGTCGCCGACGTCGCCGACGACGTGACCGTCATGTACGCGGGCCGCGCGGTCGAACAGGCCACCATTCACGAGATCTTCGAGAAACCGGCTCACCCGTACACCAAGGCGCTGCTGAAGTCGATCCCGCGCCTGGACGTCAAGGGACAGCGGCTGGAGGTCATCGCGGGTCTGCCGCCGGTGCTGACGAACATCCCACCCGGCTGTTCGTTCGCGCCGCGCTGCGGTTATGCCCAGGACGTCTGCCGCACTGACGACCCCGAACTGTTGCAGTTCACCGGAGAGCGTTTCGCGGCATGCCACTTCTCGTCGGAGGTCATGAACGATGAATGA
- a CDS encoding ABC transporter ATP-binding protein yields the protein MNEPTTVAAGTAAAGETVLEVDNLVKHFPIRAGVVFKKKIGAVKAVDGVSLSLRKGETLGVVGESGCGKSTLAKLLVGLERPTSGGIRVKGEDITRLGRKGLHRLRRNVQMVFQDPYTSLNPRMTVGDIIGEPFVIHPDVVPKSGRRKAIQDLLDVVGLNPDHINRYPHQFSGGQRQRIGIARALALKPEILLCDEPVSALDVSIQGQVINLLEELQDELGLSYIFIAHDLSVVRHIADRVAVMYLGSVAELGTEDEIYESPMHPYTQALLSAVPVPDPKAREHKAEIILEGDVPSPANPPSGCRFRTRCFKARQEWAKTATPEQKDSTSYADQVPDNCRDEQPLLQIRPGADHPNACHYAAPRDVLHAA from the coding sequence ATGAATGAGCCCACCACGGTCGCCGCGGGCACCGCCGCCGCGGGAGAGACCGTTCTGGAAGTCGACAACCTCGTCAAGCACTTCCCGATCCGTGCCGGAGTCGTCTTCAAGAAGAAGATCGGCGCGGTCAAGGCCGTCGACGGCGTCTCACTGTCACTGCGCAAGGGCGAGACCCTCGGCGTAGTGGGGGAGTCGGGCTGCGGTAAGTCCACCTTGGCGAAGCTGTTGGTGGGCCTGGAGCGGCCGACCTCTGGCGGCATCCGCGTCAAGGGCGAGGACATCACCCGATTGGGCCGCAAGGGTCTGCATCGGTTGCGGCGCAACGTGCAGATGGTGTTCCAGGACCCGTACACGTCGTTGAACCCGCGCATGACCGTCGGCGACATCATCGGCGAACCCTTCGTCATTCACCCCGACGTGGTGCCGAAGTCTGGGCGTCGAAAGGCGATTCAGGACCTGCTCGACGTGGTGGGCCTGAACCCGGATCACATCAACCGGTACCCGCACCAGTTCTCCGGTGGGCAGCGGCAGCGCATCGGCATCGCCCGCGCGCTCGCCCTCAAACCGGAGATCCTGCTGTGCGACGAGCCGGTCTCGGCGTTGGACGTGTCGATTCAGGGGCAGGTCATCAACCTGCTGGAAGAGCTTCAGGACGAGCTGGGGCTGTCGTACATCTTCATCGCTCACGACCTGTCGGTCGTCCGCCACATCGCTGACCGGGTAGCGGTCATGTACCTGGGCAGCGTGGCGGAGCTGGGTACCGAGGACGAGATCTACGAATCCCCGATGCACCCGTACACCCAGGCATTGCTCTCAGCTGTTCCGGTGCCGGACCCCAAGGCGCGTGAACACAAGGCCGAGATCATCCTGGAAGGCGACGTGCCGTCCCCGGCCAACCCGCCGTCGGGCTGCCGGTTCCGCACCCGCTGTTTCAAGGCCCGTCAGGAATGGGCCAAGACCGCGACCCCGGAACAGAAGGACAGCACCTCCTACGCCGACCAGGTCCCGGACAACTGCCGCGACGAACAGCCGCTGCTGCAGATCCGCCCCGGCGCCGACCACCCCAACGCCTGCCACTACGCGGCACCACGGGACGTCCTGCACGCCGCCTGA
- a CDS encoding ABC transporter permease has product MGRYVVRRLLVALLTLFLALFVIHYATSLSIQAGGDPARAFFSADRTPTESQLDAVRTKYGLDNPCLRQLGNPCVDMYVERVANYSTGDFGENYNQQPVLDDLAQAVPNTLRLFAFMFATWLIFGLTFGMIAAWRRGRPTDYGIRFSTILLGAIPPFLLIITYKFVLAAPLRSYFGDAYGRDSMLALMFKPSFDPDNPWLSVAIPGILVGLVGVDAFTRLTRASVLENLRADYVRTAKAKGLRTGRMMIVHVLRNSMIPISTMIGVYLAAALAGAVFTEGIMNIRGLGLLIFEASREKDIPVIMATVAIAAIGVLVVNLIVDLMYAVFDPRIRYE; this is encoded by the coding sequence GTGGGCCGTTACGTGGTGCGGCGCCTGCTAGTGGCGTTGTTGACTCTGTTCCTAGCGCTCTTCGTGATCCACTACGCGACTTCATTGTCCATCCAGGCCGGTGGCGATCCGGCCCGAGCGTTCTTTTCCGCCGACCGCACCCCCACCGAGTCCCAGCTCGACGCCGTGCGGACCAAATACGGCCTCGACAATCCGTGTCTGAGGCAACTGGGCAACCCCTGCGTCGACATGTACGTCGAACGCGTCGCCAACTACTCCACCGGCGACTTCGGCGAGAACTACAACCAGCAGCCGGTCCTCGACGACCTGGCCCAGGCGGTGCCCAACACGTTGCGGCTGTTCGCCTTCATGTTCGCCACCTGGCTCATCTTCGGCCTGACGTTCGGCATGATCGCCGCCTGGCGAAGAGGCAGACCCACCGACTACGGAATCCGGTTCTCGACGATCCTGCTCGGCGCGATTCCCCCGTTCCTGCTCATCATCACCTACAAGTTCGTCCTCGCCGCGCCGCTGCGCAGCTACTTCGGCGACGCCTACGGCCGCGACAGCATGCTGGCGCTGATGTTCAAACCCTCCTTCGACCCGGACAATCCCTGGCTGTCAGTGGCCATACCCGGCATCCTGGTCGGCCTGGTCGGTGTGGACGCGTTCACCCGGCTCACCCGGGCCAGCGTCCTGGAGAACCTGCGCGCCGACTACGTCCGTACCGCCAAGGCCAAGGGACTTCGCACCGGCCGGATGATGATCGTCCACGTGCTGCGGAACTCGATGATCCCCATCAGCACCATGATCGGTGTCTACCTCGCCGCCGCCCTGGCGGGCGCGGTCTTCACCGAGGGCATCATGAACATCCGCGGGCTCGGCCTGTTGATCTTCGAGGCATCCCGCGAGAAGGACATCCCCGTCATCATGGCCACAGTGGCCATCGCCGCGATCGGTGTCCTCGTGGTGAACCTGATCGTCGACCTTATGTACGCCGTCTTTGACCCGAGGATTCGCTATGAGTGA